A genomic window from Pseudonocardia broussonetiae includes:
- the hemE gene encoding uroporphyrinogen decarboxylase, with protein MVVNPSPSAAGTVAADTRRRELAAAPFLVAARGGRPAHLPVWFMRQAGRSLPEYRALRRDSGMLQACLTPDLTCEITLQPVRRHGVDAAILFSDIVVPLHVAGVDVDIVAGTGPVVASPVRTAEDVERLPVLDAGQIAPVTDAIALLLPELGETPLIGFAGAPFTLASYLIEGGPSRNHERTKALMRSAPGVWHALLGRLADMTTTFLRAQVAAGVDAVQLFDSWAGALSERDYREYVQPHSARVLAGLADAGVPRIHFGVGTGELLGAMAEAGADVVGVDWRIPLDDAARRAGGTHPVQGNLDPAVLFADAASIASEVGRIAAEGRRTPGHVFNLGHGVLPDTDPDVLTRLVDLVHRQPV; from the coding sequence ATGGTCGTGAACCCGTCTCCGTCCGCCGCAGGCACCGTCGCCGCGGACACCCGCCGTCGCGAGCTCGCCGCCGCCCCGTTCCTGGTCGCCGCGCGCGGGGGGCGCCCCGCGCACCTGCCCGTGTGGTTCATGCGCCAGGCCGGGCGGTCGCTGCCCGAGTACCGCGCGCTGCGCCGCGACAGCGGGATGCTGCAGGCCTGCCTGACGCCGGACCTCACGTGCGAGATCACGCTGCAGCCGGTGCGCCGCCACGGCGTCGACGCGGCGATCCTGTTCAGCGACATCGTCGTGCCGCTGCACGTCGCGGGCGTCGACGTCGACATCGTGGCCGGCACCGGCCCGGTCGTGGCGAGCCCCGTGCGCACCGCCGAGGACGTCGAGCGGCTCCCGGTGCTCGACGCCGGGCAGATCGCGCCGGTCACCGACGCGATCGCGCTGCTGCTGCCCGAGCTGGGGGAGACCCCGCTCATCGGCTTCGCCGGCGCCCCGTTCACGCTCGCGTCCTACCTCATCGAGGGCGGCCCGAGCCGCAACCACGAGCGCACCAAGGCCCTGATGCGCAGCGCGCCGGGCGTCTGGCACGCGCTGCTCGGGCGCCTGGCCGACATGACGACGACGTTCCTGCGCGCGCAGGTCGCCGCGGGCGTCGACGCGGTGCAGCTGTTCGACTCCTGGGCGGGCGCGCTGTCCGAGCGCGACTACCGCGAGTACGTCCAGCCGCACTCCGCGCGGGTCCTCGCCGGCCTGGCCGACGCGGGCGTGCCCCGCATCCACTTCGGCGTCGGCACCGGGGAGCTGCTCGGGGCGATGGCGGAGGCCGGGGCCGACGTCGTCGGCGTCGACTGGCGCATCCCGCTCGACGACGCCGCCCGCCGCGCCGGCGGCACGCACCCGGTGCAGGGCAACCTCGACCCGGCCGTGCTGTTCGCCGACGCCGCCTCCATCGCCTCCGAGGTCGGGCGGATCGCCGCCGAGGGCCGCCGGACGCCCGGGCACGTGTTCAACCTCGGTCACGGCGTGCTGCCCGACACCGATCCCGACGTGCTCACGCGCCTGGTGGACCTGGTGCACCGCCAGCCGGTGTGA
- a CDS encoding DUF3000 domain-containing protein produces the protein MPDATASPPPEFRRAVASLGTLRARPELIVSALDAPPRLAPWTWALSVEVADSTLGRAAADDGVDESDTSGRLILLHDPAGQDAWEGTFRLVCFVQARLEPEQLGDEMLPVVGWSWLTEALEDHGAEHVALGGTVTQTSSVRFGDIAGPRRDDDVELRASWTPIGTDLSRHAAAFCAFVASAAGLPPVGAVSLVHRTV, from the coding sequence GTGCCCGACGCGACCGCTTCTCCACCGCCCGAGTTCCGCCGAGCGGTCGCCTCGCTGGGCACCCTCAGAGCGCGCCCGGAGCTCATCGTCTCCGCGCTCGACGCGCCGCCGCGGCTGGCGCCGTGGACGTGGGCGCTGTCGGTCGAGGTCGCCGACTCCACGCTGGGCCGCGCGGCCGCCGACGACGGCGTCGACGAGTCCGACACCTCGGGCCGGCTGATCCTGCTGCACGACCCGGCCGGGCAGGACGCGTGGGAGGGCACCTTCCGCCTCGTCTGCTTCGTCCAGGCCCGCCTGGAGCCCGAGCAGCTCGGCGACGAGATGCTGCCGGTCGTCGGCTGGTCCTGGTTGACCGAGGCCCTCGAGGACCACGGCGCCGAGCACGTGGCGCTGGGCGGGACGGTCACCCAGACCTCCTCGGTGCGCTTCGGCGACATCGCCGGGCCCCGCCGCGACGACGACGTGGAGCTGCGCGCGTCCTGGACGCCGATCGGCACGGACCTGTCCCGGCACGCCGCCGCGTTCTGCGCGTTCGTCGCGTCGGCCGCAGGTCTGCCACCGGTCGGCGCAGTTTCGCTCGTTCACAGAACGGTGTGA
- a CDS encoding LuxR C-terminal-related transcriptional regulator has protein sequence MVPHPREELFSVLVVDDHPLLREAIAARLRSMGAGTVYEAASVAEARARAHANGPCDLAILDLGLPDGSGLDLVTELRSLGWNRLVVLASSDDPYAVRSAFQAGAQAYLLKSASAAIVTDGVKRVLDGGVYADPTVAPLLATGTRVPGTDNTPRELSAREVEVLQLVADGQSNKEIGEALSLSALTVKSHLSRIGRKLGTGDRAQMVALAMRAGVIR, from the coding sequence ATGGTCCCGCACCCGCGGGAAGAGCTCTTCTCGGTGCTGGTGGTCGACGACCACCCGCTCCTGCGCGAGGCGATCGCAGCACGGCTGCGCTCGATGGGGGCAGGCACGGTGTACGAGGCCGCTTCGGTGGCCGAGGCCCGGGCCCGGGCGCACGCCAACGGGCCGTGCGACCTCGCGATCCTCGATCTCGGACTGCCGGACGGCAGCGGGCTGGACCTGGTCACCGAGCTGCGCTCGCTGGGCTGGAACCGGCTCGTCGTGCTGGCGTCCTCGGACGACCCGTACGCGGTGCGGTCGGCGTTCCAGGCCGGGGCGCAGGCGTACCTGCTCAAGTCGGCGTCGGCGGCGATCGTCACCGACGGCGTGAAGCGCGTGCTCGACGGCGGCGTCTACGCCGACCCGACGGTCGCGCCGCTGCTCGCCACCGGCACCCGCGTGCCCGGCACCGACAACACCCCGCGCGAGCTCTCGGCGCGTGAGGTCGAGGTGCTGCAGCTCGTGGCCGACGGGCAGTCGAACAAGGAGATCGGCGAGGCGCTGAGCCTGTCGGCGCTCACGGTCAAGAGCCACCTCTCGCGCATCGGGCGCAAGCTCGGCACGGGCGACCGCGCGCAGATGGTCGCGCTGGCGATGCGGGCCGGGGTCATCCGCTGA
- a CDS encoding HRDC domain-containing protein: MQEGPAATDEPEVPAPVPLLAPVDGLPPVVADRDALRATAAAFAAGTGPVAVDAERASGFKYSQRAYLVQLRRAGAGTALVDPIPLGSDLSDLAPALTGPEWVLHAASQDLACLAETGLAPSRLFDTELAGRLAGLPRVGLGPMVENLLGLALEKGHGAADWSRRPLPQDWLVYAALDVEVLVELRDVLTRMLDEQGKLDWAHQEFEAVRTAGPPTPRAEPWRRTSGIHKLRKPRQLAAVRGLWEARDRLAAERDIAPGRVLPDAAIVDAAVSAPESAGALGTMAVFRGRSQRRMTAYWWSALAAAERLDPADLPRPTAPTEGPPPVARWADRDPDAAARLVAARAAVAEVGAERTVPVENLLQPDLLRRLCWTPPEDGDVAGFLRKGGAREWQIALLTPALEQALTARST; the protein is encoded by the coding sequence GTGCAGGAGGGGCCGGCCGCGACGGACGAGCCGGAGGTTCCGGCACCCGTCCCCCTGCTCGCCCCGGTCGACGGGCTCCCCCCTGTCGTCGCCGACCGGGACGCGCTCCGGGCCACCGCCGCGGCGTTCGCCGCCGGCACCGGCCCGGTCGCCGTCGACGCCGAGCGGGCCTCCGGGTTCAAGTACTCCCAGCGCGCCTACCTGGTGCAGCTGCGCCGGGCGGGCGCGGGCACGGCGCTCGTCGACCCGATCCCGCTGGGCAGTGACCTGTCCGACCTCGCTCCGGCGCTGACCGGCCCGGAGTGGGTGCTGCACGCGGCGTCCCAGGACCTCGCGTGCCTCGCCGAGACGGGCCTGGCGCCGAGCAGGCTGTTCGACACCGAGCTCGCCGGCCGGCTGGCCGGGCTCCCCCGCGTCGGGCTCGGGCCGATGGTCGAGAACCTGCTCGGGCTCGCGCTGGAGAAGGGGCACGGTGCCGCCGACTGGTCGCGCCGGCCCCTCCCGCAGGACTGGCTCGTCTACGCCGCCCTCGACGTCGAGGTGCTGGTGGAGCTGCGCGACGTCCTCACGCGGATGCTCGACGAGCAGGGCAAGCTCGACTGGGCCCACCAGGAGTTCGAGGCCGTCCGCACCGCCGGGCCGCCCACGCCGCGCGCCGAGCCGTGGCGGCGCACCTCCGGCATCCACAAGCTGCGCAAGCCCCGCCAGCTCGCGGCCGTCCGCGGGCTGTGGGAGGCGCGCGACCGCCTCGCCGCCGAGCGCGACATCGCCCCCGGCCGGGTGCTGCCCGACGCCGCCATCGTCGACGCCGCCGTCAGCGCCCCCGAGTCCGCCGGTGCCCTGGGCACCATGGCGGTCTTCCGCGGGCGCTCCCAGCGGCGGATGACGGCGTACTGGTGGTCGGCGCTGGCCGCGGCCGAGCGCCTCGACCCCGCCGACCTCCCCCGCCCCACCGCGCCCACCGAGGGCCCTCCCCCGGTCGCGCGCTGGGCCGACCGCGACCCCGACGCCGCCGCCCGCCTGGTCGCCGCCCGCGCGGCCGTGGCCGAGGTGGGGGCGGAGCGCACGGTGCCGGTGGAGAACCTGCTCCAGCCCGACCTGCTCCGCCGGCTGTGCTGGACCCCGCCCGAGGACGGCGACGTCGCCGGGTTCCTGCGCAAGGGCGGGGCGCGCGAGTGGCAGATCGCCCTGCTCACCCCGGCGCTGGAGCAGGCCCTGACGGCCCGCAGCACCTGA